TGAAGTCACAAGTACATCAATGGTATAGTGAAACTGGATTGGAAAATGCATGTGCTATAACAATTAGTCTTAGTTGCAATTACACTTGGAAGCAAAGAGTtgaaggaaaagagaaaaacaataaaaaaaagttaataggTATATTATTCTTCATCATTGTTGAGTTCAGAAAAGAAAGGGTCCTTAAGGAGATCAGTGGCTGAAGGCCTTGCCCTTGGCTGTGCTATGCACTTTTCAATGAATGCCTTCATCTCTGGGTCTGTGACTTTGTTCAAGGATTGAGGCTTAATTCCCATTGTAACCTTTTTGTAAATCTTGGCTACACTGTCACATTCACAATAGGGTATCTCCATTGTAACCATCTCAAGCACACACAACCCAAAAGAGTATATGTCCACCATCTCAGTGTAATCTTCCTCATACAGCTCCGGTGCCATATACTCTGGTGTCCCTAAAATTGAATGTGCTGCATGGCTCCGCCCCACTATCGCCGCCAATCCTAGATCACCAATTTTCACCTATAGAAAGCCACAAGAGCAAAATTGTTTTAGAATTTAGTTTGGCACAATAACCAGGCACATAAAACCAActaaatatgaaaataaataataataataataataacattgTTATTTGTTATGTTTCAAAAGGTTGTAACAAGAATTTCTTTATAAAAATCATAGTGATTTTTAATGGTAAGGTCTACTTGTCGGAAATGGatcctctcaatttttttctctcaaatttttttgtaaAGTATAATCTCTCATCATTCAATATCTTCTCTTacatgttttctcttggtcccacTTAAAGAGTATATGATAAGAGATCACgctttacaaaaaaaatttgagagaaTCCATTTCCTACTTGTCTATTCAGAGATGATGACTAATCATGTCATATCATTTAGGAGCATAATTAAAGCATTCTAAAGTTACAACAATTATCTAATCATACTGAGCTAAAAAGTCTAAAACAAGCATTGCTAGCAGATTGTGATAAATCTAAGTTATTAATGCTCTATCTAGAAACAAAAGATGATTGGTAATGCTTTTATTTGGCCTCTCCTCTTCTCTTCATCAACTTCATCACAATAAATATGCCAATGCTAAAGTAGGGGGAGTTTACCACTATTCAAACTAGCAAGTGTGCTGTTTACCTGTCCAATGTTCCCATTGACAAAGATGTTGCTACAATTGAGATCTCTGTGTATAATGCAGGGATCATGAGTATGAAGATACTCCAGCCCTTCAAGGACTTGTTTCGACCACTTCTTCAACGCCTTAATGGAAACATGGCGGTGCTTCTTCCGGTATTCCCTCAAATTGCCAGAAGTGCAAACCTCAGTGATGAAATTGATGTTCTGGCGATCATTGTCTTTCCAAACACTATAACAAACAATGATATACTTGTTGCTCAAGTTTCTAAGCAACTCAACCTCAGAGTGAAGCCTGTTTATCAAAACAAGATCGTCACTGAAATTCCGCAGTCGAACTTGATTCCAAGCAACCTCAATGCCTTCTTCTTGATCAAAGGCCCTATAAACCTTCTTCACGGCGCCATAACCAAGCAGATCTTCGTAACGGCCGAACCGGCCAgttggatcaacttcaacaaacGGTTCCCCTTCTCTATCATAGGTGTTTGAGTTCCCAGCACTAGCAGGCATTTTCAATAGCCAAAAGTTTGCTACACAATGCAATAAACAATAATTGTTAATgaagttagttttttttttttttaaagaaagaaaaaattgaaattgcaAATGGAATAAAAAGAATACTTTTTTtgcccttttatttttctctgtTCTGGTCATGAAACCTAAGAATCTGTAGAAAATCAATTTAATACTGAGCTAACTATAGGAGAGAATCAATTCTGATCTCGAACGCAATCGAATGTAGCTGAGTCAATATAAGCAATTATAATTCTGAAGCAATAACAAGAGAAGTATTCaatcaaaataaaggaaatgtcgaaggaaaataaaaatgaagtaTTCAATCATGCACGAAAGTATGTGAATCATTTCAATTGGAATTAGAATGAAAGGTGCAAAAACAAGAGCTTTAATTACCAGCTAGGGAAAGGAGAATGGTTGCTAAATTAAGAGTTTTTTTGAAACTTCAAGTTGAGAATCGAAAACCTTGCCTTACAAAGCTGAGAGATAAGTAAGAAGGAAAGATGAGAGCATAGCATGCAAAATCAGCAAATGAATCGAGACGATGACTGCGCTTCTTATAGTGCTCCCAAATCTGGGGGAAGCTCActaaacgacgtcgtttcacTGACGCGCTAATTAGTTactttagttttctttttttgttttctgtttttttcttttttttttttttgtgtgtttcgTTTCGTAGATTCATTTATTTACCGCTGATTTGTTGGTAGAGAAGTGGAGAGTTGCGTGACGTGGCAGATTTTTCATGTGTCACAATCCCTTTTTCGTGTTGTTTCCTCTGTTTGATAATTGATGCGGGATCGAAATGTATCAATCAAATTATGTAATGAGAAGCAGTGTATCTGATTCTGAACTTCACGAGAAGAATGGGGGATGATgcattattaaatataaatattattacaCTCATCATATAACACAAAAAGTTTTCAGGTAACACCCGTGCTCTAATGCCTAATTTTGACCCTGAATCTTCCACCTTTGCATCCATCAACCCCTCATATATTCAGGAAACTTCCAAATAATACCATTTAGTAGTAGTAAAAAAGGTGGATGCATGTTATTAAAAAAGTGGTTCATGACTATTTTTGGGTGAATAGAGGAGCTCTATTCAGAAACTATGGTGCTTGAGTGGTGATGTTTGTGGTCCGATTATTACCAATTTTTGGAGTAAAAATACATCTGATAAGAGTTAAATTAATCTTTTCACCAGCTTTTTCAATGATGCACTAGTGGTCTTGCGCATTGATCACTAATGTTTACGTGATAACGTGGAAAATCCATTCCATGATCatgaaaatagacatcaagaacACCTATGAACACCCATTCACCATTTTCTTGTGGGATTTAGCTATATAATTAGGTTGCGTTTGTTTACAAAGACAGGACACTGAAACATGGACACATGGACACAGAGACACAAAATCATATTTGGCAAAGGAAATATGTATAGAGACAGTGTGTTCAGAGACATTGAATTAATGTATTTTGTATCCATCCTGACAGAAAAGACACAGGGTCACTAACAAGGGACGCaacttatttttcattatttttattaatttttcataattatatttttttattattatatttttcatctcaaattttttgaataaaaaaaatgagaataaattagattttcataatttat
The Arachis stenosperma cultivar V10309 chromosome 7, arast.V10309.gnm1.PFL2, whole genome shotgun sequence genome window above contains:
- the LOC130940759 gene encoding probable serine/threonine-protein kinase WNK11, with the protein product MPASAGNSNTYDREGEPFVEVDPTGRFGRYEDLLGYGAVKKVYRAFDQEEGIEVAWNQVRLRNFSDDLVLINRLHSEVELLRNLSNKYIIVCYSVWKDNDRQNINFITEVCTSGNLREYRKKHRHVSIKALKKWSKQVLEGLEYLHTHDPCIIHRDLNCSNIFVNGNIGQVKIGDLGLAAIVGRSHAAHSILGTPEYMAPELYEEDYTEMVDIYSFGLCVLEMVTMEIPYCECDSVAKIYKKVTMGIKPQSLNKVTDPEMKAFIEKCIAQPRARPSATDLLKDPFFSELNNDEE